A part of Microbacterium terregens genomic DNA contains:
- a CDS encoding aminotransferase class I/II-fold pyridoxal phosphate-dependent enzyme, whose translation MAMSERAVRAKSSVDRVTAFFSRIQAVAQDPDAMDFTFGNPHEMALAGLTGAMAAQLAPRTVDWYAYKTNERPAQEAVAAGLTDELGLDFQPEDIAMTQGAFGAIALALTLVADAGTEVVIPVPGWFCYEPMLHAANLVPVAAALDPSDFSLDVDAIARAISPRTRLVIVNSPSNPTGRVFPRETWVELAVVLEAASRTHGHRIWLLSDEPYRRIRFDGIGFDSPAASYPWTMIDYSYGKVLLAPGQRLGYLALSPLLPTTERDELREAFMPTQLAIGWGFPNALMQYSVPALEDVSIDIPELTRKRDRLYGALDEAGYTLTRPEGTFYLWGRAPDGDAQAFCDALAVEGIHLMPGTIFDRPEHFRVSLTATMDTIERALPRLVAAAPGR comes from the coding sequence ATGGCCATGTCCGAACGTGCCGTCAGGGCGAAGTCCTCCGTGGACCGCGTGACGGCCTTCTTCTCCCGGATCCAGGCGGTCGCGCAGGATCCCGATGCGATGGACTTCACGTTCGGCAACCCGCACGAGATGGCGCTGGCCGGGCTCACGGGTGCCATGGCCGCACAGCTCGCACCGCGAACGGTCGACTGGTACGCCTACAAGACGAACGAGCGGCCCGCGCAGGAGGCGGTGGCCGCGGGCCTCACTGACGAACTCGGACTGGACTTCCAGCCGGAGGACATCGCGATGACCCAGGGCGCCTTCGGCGCGATCGCACTGGCGCTCACCCTGGTCGCCGACGCCGGCACCGAAGTGGTCATCCCGGTCCCCGGGTGGTTCTGCTACGAGCCGATGCTGCACGCGGCCAACCTCGTTCCGGTCGCCGCGGCCCTCGATCCCTCCGACTTCTCCCTCGACGTCGACGCGATCGCACGGGCGATCAGTCCGCGCACGCGACTCGTGATCGTCAACTCTCCTTCGAACCCGACAGGCAGGGTCTTCCCGAGGGAGACGTGGGTCGAGCTGGCCGTCGTGCTGGAGGCGGCCTCCCGCACCCACGGGCACCGGATCTGGCTCCTCTCCGACGAGCCGTACCGGCGCATCCGCTTCGACGGGATCGGGTTCGACAGTCCCGCGGCCTCGTATCCGTGGACCATGATCGACTACAGCTACGGCAAGGTGCTCCTCGCCCCCGGGCAGCGGCTCGGCTACCTCGCGCTCTCGCCCCTTCTGCCGACCACAGAGCGGGACGAGCTCCGCGAGGCCTTCATGCCGACCCAGCTCGCCATCGGCTGGGGCTTTCCCAACGCACTCATGCAGTACAGCGTGCCCGCCCTCGAGGACGTGTCCATCGACATCCCCGAACTGACCCGCAAGCGCGACCGTCTGTACGGTGCACTCGATGAGGCGGGGTACACGCTGACCCGGCCGGAGGGCACGTTCTACCTGTGGGGCCGCGCTCCCGATGGCGACGCGCAGGCCTTCTGCGACGCACTGGCCGTCGAGGGCATCCATCTCATGCCGGGCACGATCTTCGATCGCCCCGAGCATTTCCGCGTCTCGCTGACCGCGACGATGGACACCATCGAACGCGCGCTTCCGCGGCTCGTGGCGGCCGCACCCGGGCGCTGA
- a CDS encoding CapA family protein: MSAPANSRGPRLLWADGLKGALIVLVVLWHVVMKTYLQIDWQLGIPIPGVWGLAGDLIWPLLMPLFLLMSGFFAANAYERPWSAVFRPRVVRLLYLYLLWTLIHMAAMWAFPDFPTLIPRSLAEFIEAITISPPNTWYLYALALYFVVAKALRRAPRWSVIAGAAVLSVTVSAGLIDVVSNRGSLLYNLLFFLLGLHLAPQIRRLVARSTPVTAMLSVVVYVLAFAAMRITDSATVPGVWPAVSLIGVVMGVLVAPVLARVPLLGRGMSWLGARTLVIYVAHMPLLAFADFLLVGWLSGARVAVQLGAAVLLPLALTAVIVATSTALGHLIVRDRLFWLLDLPARRSTARPRRRNAVRALPRSVPWRGAVAVMLLIATGAVAGGGSGIAGCPSDPPRRPASHAGQVSIGGAGDVLLYDVGHDVPADRGKDHFDEVRPWFTQDIVTGNLEQVISADTGYDKCEARAECLAFRSAADAAPLFAGFDLLNLANNHTGDFGHEGYVNTQQNLAATGIRTVGARNEISCTRVGNLTVAVLGFAPYGDTNRLTDLRHVREVVQAAASTADIVVAHAHMGAEGSDAEAVTPGMETMYGEKRGDVIAFSHAAIDAGADLVLGHGPHVLRGMEFYQDRLIAYSLGNFGGGGVFGADQATRYGAYLEVSLDAEGSVIDGRVRSVRFEHEDGRPVPDPEGRAAQLMDERGRRDFPRTAPPIDPDGRFTPPATHDAAH, from the coding sequence ATGAGCGCTCCGGCGAACTCCCGTGGCCCGCGGCTGCTGTGGGCGGACGGTCTGAAAGGGGCGTTGATCGTCCTCGTCGTGCTGTGGCACGTCGTCATGAAGACCTACCTGCAGATCGACTGGCAGCTCGGCATCCCGATCCCCGGTGTCTGGGGACTCGCCGGCGATCTGATCTGGCCGTTGCTCATGCCGCTGTTCCTGCTGATGTCGGGCTTCTTCGCAGCGAATGCCTACGAACGGCCCTGGTCGGCGGTGTTCCGCCCCCGCGTCGTTCGTCTCCTCTACCTGTACCTGCTGTGGACGCTGATCCACATGGCGGCGATGTGGGCTTTCCCCGACTTCCCCACCCTCATCCCGCGCAGCCTCGCCGAGTTCATCGAGGCCATCACGATCAGCCCGCCGAACACCTGGTATCTATACGCGCTGGCCCTCTACTTCGTGGTCGCCAAGGCATTGCGACGCGCCCCCCGGTGGTCGGTGATCGCCGGTGCGGCCGTCCTGTCCGTCACGGTCTCGGCCGGTCTGATCGACGTCGTGAGCAACCGCGGCTCTCTGCTCTACAACCTGCTGTTCTTCCTGCTGGGCCTTCATCTCGCTCCGCAGATCCGGCGTCTGGTCGCCCGGTCGACTCCGGTCACAGCGATGCTCTCGGTCGTCGTCTACGTCCTCGCCTTCGCGGCGATGCGGATCACGGACTCGGCGACCGTCCCGGGCGTGTGGCCGGCCGTGTCGCTGATCGGAGTGGTGATGGGGGTCCTGGTCGCGCCCGTCCTGGCCCGAGTGCCGCTCCTCGGCCGAGGAATGAGCTGGCTCGGCGCGCGCACCCTCGTTATCTACGTCGCCCATATGCCGTTGCTGGCGTTCGCCGACTTTCTCCTGGTCGGATGGCTGTCGGGTGCTCGGGTCGCGGTGCAGCTGGGCGCTGCCGTGCTCCTTCCGCTGGCGCTCACCGCGGTCATCGTCGCGACGAGCACGGCGCTCGGTCACCTGATCGTCAGGGATCGCCTGTTCTGGCTGCTCGACCTGCCGGCGCGGCGCTCGACGGCGCGACCGCGGCGGCGAAACGCGGTGCGTGCGCTGCCGCGTTCCGTGCCGTGGCGTGGCGCCGTCGCGGTGATGCTCCTGATCGCGACCGGCGCGGTCGCCGGGGGCGGGTCCGGCATCGCGGGGTGTCCGTCCGACCCTCCCCGCCGCCCCGCATCGCACGCGGGGCAGGTGAGCATCGGCGGCGCGGGCGACGTTCTGCTCTACGACGTCGGCCACGACGTTCCCGCCGACCGCGGGAAGGATCATTTCGACGAGGTGCGTCCGTGGTTCACCCAGGACATCGTGACCGGCAACCTCGAGCAGGTCATCTCGGCCGACACGGGGTACGACAAATGCGAAGCGCGGGCCGAGTGCCTGGCGTTTCGAAGCGCCGCCGACGCGGCTCCCCTGTTCGCAGGCTTCGATCTGCTGAATCTTGCGAACAATCACACCGGTGACTTCGGCCACGAGGGATACGTCAACACGCAGCAGAACCTCGCCGCCACCGGCATCCGCACCGTGGGCGCGCGGAACGAGATCTCCTGCACCCGTGTCGGGAACCTCACGGTGGCCGTGCTGGGTTTCGCCCCCTACGGCGACACCAACCGGCTCACGGATCTGCGTCACGTCCGCGAGGTGGTTCAGGCGGCAGCGTCGACGGCGGACATCGTCGTCGCGCACGCGCACATGGGCGCAGAGGGCTCGGATGCCGAGGCCGTGACGCCCGGGATGGAGACGATGTACGGCGAGAAGAGGGGCGACGTGATCGCGTTCTCGCACGCGGCGATCGATGCCGGCGCCGATCTGGTCCTCGGGCACGGGCCGCACGTGCTGCGCGGCATGGAGTTCTACCAGGACAGGCTCATCGCCTACAGTCTCGGGAACTTCGGCGGCGGCGGGGTCTTCGGCGCCGATCAGGCCACACGGTATGGGGCATACCTCGAGGTGAGTCTGGATGCCGAGGGGAGCGTGATCGATGGGCGCGTGCGCTCGGTCCGGTTCGAGCATGAGGACGGCAGACCGGTTCCCGACCCCGAGGGCCGAGCGGCGCAGCTGATGGATGAGCGCGGCCGACGCGACTTTCCCCGCACCGCGCCTCCGATCGACCCCGACGGCCGTTTCACGCCACCGGCGACGCACGATGCAGCCCATTGA
- the tilS gene encoding tRNA lysidine(34) synthetase TilS produces the protein MDTRPSLDPAIAEVRLAVRAALAGLAPGDAVVVALSGGADSLALTAAAAFEAPKLGVRAVAVTVDHGLQQGSADAAALAADRAAALGIEARVVRVDVGADGGPEASARAARYAALAAEASAIDARAVLVGHTLDDQAETVLLGLARGSGAASLQGMAPAGELTSGIALLRPLLGVRRGITRAACLAQRVEPWEDPHNADRRFARVRVREAVLPVLEAELGPGIAEALARTALQLREDAAAFDEMIHETIEDIVEHAEAGISVSVAALAANPAALRHRIIRRVVAAEFGASLTRTQTLEVARLVTDWSGQGPIDLPGCRVRRAGGRLEFTAS, from the coding sequence GTGGACACCCGCCCGAGCCTCGACCCCGCCATCGCCGAAGTGCGGCTGGCCGTGCGGGCCGCCCTTGCCGGTCTGGCGCCGGGCGACGCCGTTGTCGTCGCGCTCTCCGGAGGCGCCGATTCGCTCGCCCTGACCGCGGCGGCTGCCTTCGAGGCCCCGAAGCTCGGGGTGCGCGCGGTGGCGGTGACCGTCGATCACGGGCTGCAGCAGGGCTCAGCGGATGCCGCGGCGCTGGCCGCCGATCGGGCCGCAGCGCTCGGGATCGAGGCGCGCGTCGTGCGCGTCGATGTCGGTGCAGACGGCGGACCGGAGGCGTCCGCGCGCGCGGCGCGCTACGCCGCGCTCGCCGCCGAAGCCTCGGCGATCGACGCGCGCGCCGTGCTGGTGGGGCACACGCTCGATGACCAGGCTGAGACCGTGCTGCTGGGGCTCGCGCGCGGGTCGGGTGCCGCCAGCCTGCAGGGCATGGCGCCGGCCGGCGAACTGACCTCGGGCATCGCCCTCCTGCGACCGCTGTTGGGCGTGCGCCGCGGGATCACCCGCGCGGCCTGCCTCGCGCAGCGCGTCGAGCCGTGGGAGGACCCGCACAACGCCGACCGGCGCTTTGCCCGCGTGCGCGTTCGCGAGGCCGTGCTCCCCGTGCTCGAGGCAGAACTCGGTCCGGGGATCGCCGAAGCGCTGGCCCGTACGGCCCTGCAACTGCGCGAGGATGCCGCGGCCTTCGACGAGATGATCCATGAGACGATCGAAGACATCGTCGAGCACGCCGAGGCGGGCATCTCGGTCTCGGTCGCCGCTCTTGCGGCCAACCCCGCGGCGCTGCGCCACCGCATCATCCGCCGCGTGGTGGCGGCTGAGTTCGGCGCGAGCCTCACTCGCACGCAGACGCTCGAAGTCGCCCGACTGGTCACGGACTGGTCCGGGCAGGGACCGATCGACCTGCCCGGATGCCGTGTCCGACGCGCCGGCGGACGACTGGAGTTCACGGCATCCTGA
- the hpt gene encoding hypoxanthine phosphoribosyltransferase, translating into MRAVDIQSEITEILVTEEQILKRLDEIAAQVAVDYADKDLLLVGVLKGAIMVMADFSRALPTVAPIDWMAVSSYGASTKSSGVVQIRKDLDEDLHDRHVLIVEDIIDSGLTLSWLLENFASRGAASVEVFALLRKPDAAKVHVDCRYVGFDIANEFVVGYGLDYAEKYRNLRDVAILAPHVYS; encoded by the coding sequence ATGCGCGCCGTCGACATCCAGAGCGAGATCACCGAAATCCTCGTCACCGAGGAGCAGATCCTGAAGCGGCTCGACGAGATCGCCGCACAGGTCGCCGTGGATTACGCGGACAAGGATCTTCTGCTGGTCGGGGTGCTCAAAGGCGCGATCATGGTCATGGCGGACTTCTCTCGTGCTCTGCCGACCGTGGCTCCGATCGACTGGATGGCGGTGTCCTCGTATGGCGCGAGCACGAAATCCAGCGGTGTGGTGCAGATCCGCAAGGACCTCGACGAGGACCTCCACGATCGGCACGTGCTGATCGTCGAGGACATCATCGACTCCGGCCTGACCCTGAGCTGGCTGCTGGAGAACTTCGCCTCGAGGGGCGCGGCATCCGTCGAGGTGTTCGCTCTGCTGCGCAAGCCGGATGCCGCGAAGGTGCACGTCGACTGCCGCTACGTCGGCTTCGACATCGCGAACGAATTCGTCGTCGGCTACGGCCTGGATTACGCCGAGAAGTACCGCAATCTCCGCGATGTGGCGATCCTCGCCCCGCACGTCTACAGCTGA
- the ppa gene encoding inorganic diphosphatase, with the protein MGAHDAVIEIPRGSRVKYEVDHGTGRVFLDRVLFTPMGYPADYGFFENTLGEDGDPLDVLVLLDVTLFPGVMVNVRPVGVLKMKDEAGGDDKLVAVLTKDPRWSHIQDLDDIPEYTKKEIEHFFEHYKDLEPNKWVKVDAWGDRAEADRILDEAIVRFAEHEGETKTQGEGIAPKTV; encoded by the coding sequence ATGGGCGCACACGACGCCGTCATCGAGATCCCCCGCGGCAGCCGCGTCAAGTACGAGGTCGATCACGGCACCGGGCGGGTCTTTCTGGACCGCGTCCTGTTCACTCCGATGGGCTACCCCGCCGACTACGGGTTCTTCGAGAACACCCTCGGCGAGGACGGCGACCCCCTCGACGTGCTCGTGCTGCTCGATGTCACCCTCTTCCCGGGCGTGATGGTCAACGTGCGTCCGGTGGGCGTGCTGAAGATGAAGGACGAGGCGGGCGGCGACGACAAGCTGGTGGCGGTCCTGACCAAGGACCCCCGCTGGAGCCACATCCAGGACCTCGACGACATTCCCGAGTACACGAAGAAGGAGATCGAGCACTTCTTCGAGCACTACAAGGATCTCGAGCCCAACAAGTGGGTCAAGGTCGACGCGTGGGGCGACCGGGCTGAGGCCGACCGCATCCTCGACGAGGCCATCGTCCGCTTCGCCGAGCACGAGGGCGAGACCAAGACACAGGGTGAGGGCATCGCGCCCAAGACCGTCTGA
- the folE gene encoding GTP cyclohydrolase I, protein MAVDRERVAALVRELLAAIGEDPERPGVHLTPQRVADAYAEFFSGVGMDAAAPLAHTISVARGPAPDTLPSGAVMLRDIRFRSVCEHHLLPFRGHAHIAYLPGEQVVGLGALPKVVDILASRPQVQERLGEQIADTIADSLDARGVLVVLDASHECVTMRGDRQTEASTITIAARGELSEPAARAELIALLGAPRG, encoded by the coding sequence GTGGCCGTCGATCGTGAGCGTGTCGCCGCGCTCGTCCGAGAGCTGCTGGCGGCGATCGGTGAGGACCCCGAGCGCCCCGGCGTGCACCTGACCCCGCAACGGGTCGCGGACGCGTACGCGGAGTTCTTCTCCGGTGTGGGGATGGATGCCGCGGCCCCCCTCGCGCACACGATCTCCGTCGCGCGGGGCCCCGCTCCGGACACGCTGCCGTCGGGCGCGGTCATGCTCCGCGACATCCGCTTCCGATCGGTGTGCGAGCACCACCTGCTTCCGTTCCGCGGGCACGCGCACATCGCCTACCTCCCCGGCGAACAAGTGGTCGGACTCGGCGCGCTGCCCAAGGTCGTCGACATCCTGGCCTCCCGGCCTCAGGTGCAGGAACGTCTCGGTGAGCAGATCGCCGACACGATCGCGGACTCCCTCGACGCCCGCGGAGTACTCGTCGTCCTCGACGCCAGCCACGAGTGCGTCACGATGCGCGGTGACCGGCAGACCGAGGCATCCACGATCACCATCGCGGCCCGGGGCGAACTGTCCGAACCCGCTGCACGGGCGGAGTTGATCGCGCTGCTCGGAGCGCCGCGCGGATGA
- a CDS encoding DUF937 domain-containing protein has product MTGMDDILKALPIDDIASRLGVDPGQARQAVEEGGATILSGLQRNAQTPDGAAAIEKALGKHGGEVAGGRVDLNALDTADGEKILGHIFDGQEQAVAQKLTQEPKTAGIDFGKLLPILAPIIMGFIANQQKDKAPTQDAGSEGGGLGGLIGGLLGGGGSGSSGIDIGGLLGGLLGGKK; this is encoded by the coding sequence ATGACCGGAATGGACGACATCCTCAAGGCCCTTCCCATCGACGACATCGCCTCTCGGCTGGGCGTCGACCCCGGTCAGGCCCGACAGGCCGTCGAAGAGGGCGGCGCGACGATTCTGAGCGGTCTGCAGCGCAACGCCCAGACCCCGGACGGTGCCGCCGCAATCGAGAAGGCGCTCGGCAAGCACGGCGGCGAGGTCGCGGGCGGCCGCGTCGACCTGAACGCGCTCGACACCGCCGACGGCGAGAAGATCCTCGGCCACATCTTCGACGGACAGGAACAGGCCGTCGCCCAGAAGCTCACGCAGGAGCCCAAGACCGCGGGGATCGACTTCGGCAAGCTCCTGCCGATCCTCGCTCCCATCATCATGGGATTCATCGCCAATCAGCAGAAGGACAAGGCGCCCACCCAGGACGCGGGTTCCGAGGGCGGCGGACTCGGTGGCCTGATCGGCGGGCTGCTCGGTGGCGGCGGCTCGGGATCGTCCGGAATCGACATCGGCGGTCTGCTCGGCGGACTTCTGGGAGGCAAGAAGTAA
- a CDS encoding M23 family metallopeptidase — MEPDKTQDECGCAPTPAERRTLWPAVSRRGALGLGVLGIVALGATGGPVISSAFGATYPSWDDVQAAKANEAAKAAEVSKIQGLIQSLNSEVARTQEAAKLASDVFYEAQQAFFAQARRADELQAQADQQAAQATDSANKAGRLAAQLYRNGGDDTSLELFFAGSAASTDDLLARLGTMDKLIERNSAVYSDAVMARDSAQSLSDQAVVARAERDRLQRDAEQKMVVAQEAANAAQAALDAQTANLATLEAQLAALQDTTSKTIADYQAGVEAARIAEEKRQAELRAEADRRAAAAAAAAAAAGGGGGGGGGGGGGGGGGGGGGSGWSRPGGGGVSSGYGPRYVQCGSGYCSSGYHEGTDLGQACWSGIYAAYSGTVVFAGYNGGYGNYVKIDHGSGVATGYAHISNGGFYVRYGQWVNSGDLIAATGQTGNSFGCHLHFEVYLNGRTTNPAPFMADRGVWL; from the coding sequence GTGGAGCCCGATAAGACCCAGGACGAGTGCGGTTGCGCTCCGACGCCTGCTGAGCGGCGCACGCTCTGGCCGGCGGTGAGCCGGCGAGGTGCACTGGGCCTGGGCGTGCTCGGCATCGTCGCTCTCGGAGCGACCGGTGGTCCCGTGATCTCCTCGGCGTTCGGCGCGACGTATCCGTCGTGGGACGACGTGCAGGCTGCCAAGGCCAACGAGGCCGCCAAGGCCGCCGAGGTGTCCAAGATCCAGGGGCTCATTCAGAGCCTCAACAGCGAAGTCGCTCGCACCCAAGAAGCAGCCAAGCTGGCGTCGGACGTCTTCTACGAAGCACAGCAGGCCTTCTTCGCCCAGGCCCGGCGCGCCGACGAACTCCAGGCGCAGGCGGACCAGCAGGCCGCGCAGGCTACGGACTCGGCGAACAAAGCCGGTCGCCTGGCCGCGCAGCTCTACCGCAACGGCGGCGATGACACGTCGCTCGAGTTGTTCTTCGCCGGCTCCGCAGCATCGACGGATGACCTGCTCGCCCGTCTGGGCACGATGGACAAGCTCATCGAGCGCAACAGCGCGGTGTACTCCGACGCGGTCATGGCGCGCGACTCGGCGCAGAGTCTCAGCGATCAGGCCGTCGTCGCCCGGGCGGAGCGCGATCGCCTGCAGCGGGATGCCGAGCAGAAGATGGTCGTCGCGCAGGAAGCGGCCAATGCGGCCCAGGCTGCTCTCGACGCCCAGACCGCCAACCTGGCGACGCTCGAGGCGCAGCTCGCTGCACTGCAGGACACTACGAGCAAGACGATCGCCGACTACCAGGCCGGCGTCGAAGCGGCACGAATCGCCGAAGAGAAGCGCCAGGCGGAACTGCGCGCCGAAGCCGACCGGCGCGCAGCGGCGGCAGCAGCCGCCGCAGCCGCGGCGGGTGGCGGCGGTGGCGGTGGCGGTGGCGGTGGCGGTGGAGGCGGCGGCGGTGGAGGCGGCGGCTCCGGTTGGTCGAGACCCGGCGGCGGCGGCGTGTCCTCGGGCTACGGCCCCAGATACGTGCAATGCGGCAGCGGCTATTGCTCCAGCGGCTACCACGAGGGGACCGACCTCGGGCAGGCATGCTGGTCGGGCATCTACGCCGCCTACTCCGGCACGGTGGTCTTTGCGGGATACAACGGCGGCTACGGCAACTACGTCAAGATCGATCACGGCAGCGGTGTCGCCACCGGGTACGCGCACATCTCCAACGGCGGCTTCTACGTCAGGTACGGCCAATGGGTCAACTCCGGCGACCTCATCGCGGCCACCGGGCAGACCGGCAACTCCTTCGGCTGCCACCTCCACTTCGAGGTGTATCTGAACGGGCGCACGACCAACCCGGCGCCGTTCATGGCCGACCGGGGTGTCTGGCTCTAG
- the ftsH gene encoding ATP-dependent zinc metalloprotease FtsH produces MDFKKITRNPLFYVLLIGIFLIVGFSLISSLGGAKQISTQEGLKLLSGSTVTEVLNTDGDQRVDMKLSKPYEGASDVQFYYVSARAAEVVDAVTAADPADGFNDSVPRPSWFDGFLSLMLPLLLLGLLFWFLLSSAQGGGSKVMQFGKSKAKLVSKETPTVTFDDVAGADEAIEEMQEIKDFLKDPSKFQAVGARIPKGVLLYGPPGTGKTLLARAVAGEAGVPFYSISGSDFVEMFVGVGASRVRDLFNQAKESSPAIIFIDEIDAVGRHRGAGMGGGHDEREQTLNQMLVEMDGFDPKVNVIVIAATNRPDILDPALLRPGRFDRQIGVDAPDLKGRKRILEVHGRGKPLAEGVDLEVVARKTPGFTGADLANVLNEAALLTARSNAQLIDNRALDEAIDRVIAGPQRRTRVMRDKEKLITAYHEGGHALAAAAMNNTDPVTKVTILPRGKALGYTMVLPLDDKYSITRNELQDQLAYAMGGRVAEEIVFHDPTTGASNDIEKATGIARKMVTEYGMTNEVGPVKLGSASGEVFMGRDMGHGREFSEKLAERIDLQVRALIEQAHNEAYQVLNDNRDVLDRLALELLEKETLDHLELAEIFKDVKRLPPRPQWLSSNERPVSFQPPVEVPRRAQPEGIAAAVEAEQGAPEKATKRRPTGQARPATA; encoded by the coding sequence ATGGACTTCAAGAAGATCACCCGAAACCCGCTCTTCTACGTGCTGCTGATCGGGATCTTCCTGATCGTCGGGTTCTCGCTCATCTCCAGCCTTGGCGGAGCCAAGCAGATCTCGACGCAGGAGGGGCTCAAGCTCCTGAGCGGCTCGACGGTCACCGAGGTTCTCAACACCGACGGCGATCAGCGCGTCGACATGAAGCTATCCAAGCCCTACGAGGGCGCGTCGGACGTGCAGTTCTACTACGTCTCCGCGCGGGCCGCAGAGGTCGTCGACGCCGTCACCGCGGCCGACCCGGCCGACGGCTTCAACGACTCGGTGCCGCGTCCGAGCTGGTTCGACGGCTTCCTCTCGCTGATGCTGCCGCTGCTGCTGCTCGGCCTGCTCTTCTGGTTCCTGCTCTCCAGCGCCCAGGGCGGTGGAAGCAAGGTCATGCAGTTCGGCAAGTCCAAAGCCAAGCTCGTCTCCAAAGAGACTCCCACCGTCACCTTCGACGATGTCGCCGGGGCAGATGAGGCGATCGAAGAGATGCAGGAGATCAAGGACTTCCTCAAGGACCCCTCCAAGTTCCAGGCCGTCGGCGCCCGCATCCCCAAGGGCGTACTGCTGTACGGCCCTCCCGGAACCGGCAAGACGCTCCTCGCCCGTGCCGTGGCCGGCGAAGCCGGTGTGCCGTTCTACTCGATCTCGGGCTCCGACTTCGTCGAGATGTTCGTCGGCGTCGGCGCGAGCCGCGTCCGCGACCTGTTCAACCAGGCCAAGGAGAGCTCGCCGGCGATCATCTTCATCGACGAGATCGACGCCGTCGGCCGCCATCGTGGCGCCGGAATGGGCGGCGGTCACGACGAGCGTGAGCAGACGCTGAACCAGATGCTCGTGGAGATGGACGGCTTCGACCCGAAGGTCAACGTCATCGTCATCGCGGCGACGAACCGCCCCGACATCCTCGACCCCGCGCTGCTGCGCCCCGGACGCTTCGACCGACAGATCGGCGTCGACGCGCCGGACCTGAAGGGCCGCAAGCGGATCCTCGAGGTGCACGGGCGCGGCAAGCCCCTCGCCGAGGGCGTGGACCTCGAAGTCGTCGCCCGCAAGACACCCGGATTCACCGGCGCCGACCTGGCGAACGTCCTGAACGAGGCCGCGCTGCTCACCGCCCGCTCGAACGCGCAGCTGATCGACAACCGCGCTCTGGACGAGGCGATCGACCGGGTCATCGCCGGTCCGCAGCGTCGCACGCGCGTCATGCGCGACAAGGAGAAGCTCATCACCGCCTACCACGAAGGCGGTCACGCGCTCGCAGCGGCGGCGATGAACAACACCGACCCCGTCACGAAGGTGACCATCCTGCCCCGCGGCAAGGCCCTCGGGTACACGATGGTGCTGCCGCTGGATGACAAGTACTCCATCACCCGCAACGAGCTGCAGGACCAGCTCGCCTACGCGATGGGCGGTCGCGTCGCCGAGGAGATCGTCTTCCACGACCCCACGACCGGCGCATCCAACGACATCGAGAAGGCCACCGGCATCGCGCGCAAGATGGTCACCGAGTACGGCATGACCAACGAGGTGGGACCGGTCAAGCTCGGCTCCGCCAGCGGCGAGGTCTTCATGGGCCGTGACATGGGCCACGGCCGGGAGTTCAGCGAGAAGCTCGCCGAGCGCATCGACCTCCAAGTCCGCGCCCTGATCGAGCAGGCGCACAACGAGGCCTACCAGGTGCTCAACGACAATCGTGATGTCCTGGACCGCCTCGCCCTCGAGCTGCTCGAGAAGGAGACCCTGGACCACCTCGAGCTCGCCGAGATCTTCAAGGACGTCAAGCGGCTTCCGCCGCGTCCGCAGTGGCTCTCGAGCAACGAGCGGCCGGTCTCGTTCCAGCCGCCCGTCGAGGTGCCGCGTCGCGCCCAGCCGGAGGGCATCGCCGCGGCCGTCGAGGCCGAGCAGGGCGCCCCCGAGAAAGCCACGAAGCGTCGTCCCACCGGTCAGGCGCGCCCCGCGACCGCGTAG
- a CDS encoding glycine cleavage system protein R — protein sequence MTTLVLTVVGDDRQGLVAAVADVVTAHGGNWENSQLAELSGAFAGIIEVSVGDDRVEELRAALGALDGLLTVTTHAGGAGTKDAAPPRSFSFRVLGNDHPGIVREVSSTLSAHGLSIERMTTETRDAAMSGGRLFEATIAAEVPASVDVDAVQAALERLAAEIQVDVTREP from the coding sequence ATGACAACGCTCGTCCTCACCGTCGTCGGAGATGATCGACAGGGGCTCGTCGCGGCCGTGGCGGATGTCGTCACCGCTCACGGCGGCAACTGGGAGAACAGCCAGCTGGCAGAGCTGTCCGGTGCCTTCGCCGGCATCATCGAGGTGTCCGTCGGCGACGATCGCGTCGAAGAGCTGCGCGCGGCACTGGGCGCTCTCGACGGTCTTCTCACGGTGACGACCCACGCGGGCGGTGCGGGGACCAAGGATGCCGCGCCTCCGCGCTCTTTCTCGTTCCGTGTGCTCGGCAACGACCACCCGGGCATCGTCCGCGAGGTCTCCTCCACCCTCAGCGCGCACGGCCTGAGCATCGAGCGGATGACCACCGAGACGCGCGATGCGGCGATGTCCGGTGGCCGGCTGTTCGAGGCGACCATCGCCGCGGAGGTCCCGGCATCCGTCGATGTCGACGCGGTGCAGGCCGCGCTCGAGCGTCTCGCCGCCGAGATCCAGGTGGACGTGACGCGGGAGCCGTGA